A window of the Parabacteroides merdae ATCC 43184 genome harbors these coding sequences:
- the nhaD gene encoding sodium:proton antiporter NhaD — translation MLTTMIIVFLIGYLLIALEHPLKINKAGTALLTGTILWVLYTFGAPQFIPTASAEEFKLFLDAFPFIKDLPYADQCIRFVIDHQILDSIGEIAETLIFLIGAMITVELVDSHGGFMFITNRITTNSKRKLLFVIATITFFMSAVLDNLTTSIVMVMLIRKLIGNYKERWIFGSIIVIAANSGGAWSPIGDVTTIMLWVRGNISTSATIPHLFLPSLVSALVPVLIISRYLHGKVTPPNAFEENRDNLLLKVLKANEKLAILCIGVFCLLFVPVFKTITHLPPFMGILMGVGILWIFTELMYRKTPINEDLKLRLSKVVSRIDGATLMFFLGILLAVDALRCSGVLGSFSLWLDDTIGNVYAVNLIIGTLSAIVDNVPLVAGAIGMYPVASDAMVATAADPAYIANFVQDGVFWQFLAYCAGVGGSMLIIGSAAGVVVMGLEGINFIWYLKRISLLALAGYLSGAAVYILQNVLLGI, via the coding sequence ATGTTGACAACAATGATCATCGTGTTCCTGATAGGATATTTACTTATCGCTCTGGAACATCCGCTAAAAATCAATAAAGCGGGAACAGCACTCCTGACTGGAACAATCCTTTGGGTTTTATATACATTTGGGGCCCCTCAATTTATTCCGACCGCTTCAGCCGAAGAATTTAAACTTTTTTTAGACGCATTCCCATTCATAAAGGATCTGCCCTATGCAGACCAGTGTATCCGTTTCGTCATCGACCATCAGATACTGGATAGTATCGGTGAGATCGCAGAGACTTTGATCTTCCTGATCGGGGCGATGATCACCGTAGAACTCGTCGATTCTCACGGAGGGTTTATGTTCATCACCAACCGCATCACCACCAACAGCAAGCGGAAGTTATTGTTCGTCATTGCTACGATCACCTTTTTCATGTCGGCAGTCCTGGATAACCTGACTACTTCCATCGTCATGGTCATGCTGATCCGAAAATTGATCGGCAATTATAAGGAGCGCTGGATTTTCGGCAGCATCATCGTGATTGCCGCCAACAGCGGCGGGGCTTGGTCGCCCATCGGCGACGTGACAACGATCATGCTGTGGGTAAGGGGAAATATCTCGACTTCGGCAACGATCCCGCATCTCTTTTTACCGAGCCTCGTATCGGCATTAGTCCCGGTATTGATCATATCCCGCTATTTGCACGGCAAAGTTACACCTCCCAACGCTTTTGAGGAAAACCGTGACAACCTTCTATTAAAAGTATTGAAAGCGAACGAAAAACTAGCGATCCTCTGCATCGGCGTGTTCTGTCTGCTGTTCGTCCCGGTGTTTAAAACGATCACGCACCTGCCCCCTTTCATGGGGATTTTGATGGGAGTCGGTATCCTGTGGATATTCACTGAATTGATGTACCGGAAAACTCCGATCAACGAGGACCTGAAACTCCGTTTATCGAAAGTAGTGAGCCGTATAGACGGAGCTACTCTGATGTTCTTCCTCGGTATCTTACTGGCTGTGGACGCACTGCGTTGCAGTGGTGTTTTGGGCAGTTTTTCCCTCTGGTTGGACGATACGATCGGCAATGTATATGCCGTCAACCTGATTATCGGAACGCTCTCCGCCATCGTCGATAACGTTCCGCTCGTCGCCGGTGCTATCGGAATGTACCCCGTTGCCTCGGATGCGATGGTCGCTACGGCTGCTGATCCGGCTTATATAGCCAATTTCGTACAAGACGGCGTGTTCTGGCAATTCCTAGCCTATTGTGCCGGCGTGGGTGGCAGCATGCTGATCATCGGTTCTGCTGCCGGAGTTGTCGTTATGGGACTGGAAGGGATTAATTTCATCTGGTATCTAAAAAGAATCTCGTTGCTCGCACTGGCCGGCTATCTGTCGGGAGCCGCTGTTTACATCCTACAAAATGTACTATTAGGCATATAA
- a CDS encoding arsenate reductase family protein produces MSYLFLEYPKCNTCRNAKKWLDEHKITYEDRHIIDRNPSVEELTEWIKRSKLPLKNFFNTSGLVYKEMKLKDKLPAMSEAEQIALLASDGKLIKRPLLISENQVLVGFKADEWNNLVK; encoded by the coding sequence ATGAGCTACCTGTTCTTAGAATACCCGAAATGCAACACCTGCCGAAATGCAAAAAAATGGCTGGATGAGCATAAAATAACGTACGAGGATCGTCATATCATCGATCGCAATCCTTCTGTCGAAGAACTGACAGAATGGATCAAACGCAGCAAGCTTCCTTTGAAAAACTTTTTCAACACCAGCGGACTGGTTTATAAGGAGATGAAATTGAAGGACAAGTTGCCTGCGATGAGCGAAGCGGAACAGATCGCTTTGCTGGCTTCGGACGGCAAATTGATCAAGCGCCCTTTGCTGATCAGTGAAAATCAAGTTTTGGTCGGTTTCAAAGCGGACGAATGGAACAACCTGGTAAAATAA
- a CDS encoding uracil-DNA glycosylase family protein — translation MKTPATQPIEQHPLGFFLPENTKLLMLGSFPPPRARWSMNFYYPNIQNDMWRILGLVFYNDKEYFLETKKAFSEEKAKAFCREKGIGIGDTAMEIIRLKNNASDNFLQVVTPLNPVEVLAKIPECEAIVVTGQKAMDTLIATLPPVEEPKVGSYSRFTLSSRIFHLYRMPSSSRAYPKPLEEKAAVYKQMFEDLKMI, via the coding sequence ATGAAAACGCCAGCCACTCAGCCGATAGAGCAACATCCGTTAGGGTTCTTCCTCCCGGAAAACACGAAATTATTGATGCTGGGCAGTTTCCCACCTCCGCGTGCACGCTGGTCGATGAATTTCTACTATCCGAATATCCAAAACGACATGTGGCGGATACTCGGACTGGTTTTCTATAACGATAAAGAATATTTCTTAGAAACCAAAAAGGCTTTCAGTGAAGAGAAAGCAAAAGCCTTCTGCCGGGAAAAAGGGATCGGAATCGGTGATACGGCTATGGAAATCATCCGTTTAAAGAATAATGCTTCCGACAACTTCCTGCAAGTGGTCACACCGTTGAACCCGGTTGAGGTTCTGGCCAAAATACCAGAATGCGAAGCAATCGTCGTAACAGGTCAAAAGGCAATGGACACGCTTATCGCCACGCTGCCTCCGGTTGAAGAACCCAAAGTCGGCTCCTACTCCCGTTTCACCCTGTCGAGCCGCATTTTCCATCTCTACCGCATGCCTTCTTCCTCCCGGGCTTACCCCAAGCCGTTAGAGGAAAAGGCCGCAGTATATAAACAGATGTTTGAAGATTTAAAGATGATATAA
- a CDS encoding glutamine synthetase family protein, producing the protein MKDELDMNANLLVEFLQKPSAEFTKADIVSYIKEKNIRMVNFMYPAGDGRLKTLNFVINNAAYLDAILTCGERVDGSSLFSFIEAGSSDLYVIPRFRTAFIDPFSELPTLSMLCSFFNKDGEPLESSPEYTLHKASKAFSDVTGMQFEAMGELEYYVIADEEDLFPATDQRGYHESGPYAKFNQFRTQCMQYIAQAGGQIKYGHSEVGNFTLNGKIYEQNEIEFLPTRVEDAADQLMIAKWVIRNLAYEYGLNITFAPKITAGKAGSGLHIHMRIMKDGKNQMLQDGVLSETARKAIAGMMKLAPSITAFGNTNPTSYFRLVPHQEAPTNICWGDRNRSVLVRVPLGWAAKKDMCSLANPLEADSHYDTTQKQTVEMRSPDGSADLYQLLAGLAVACRYGFEIPDALDIAEKTYVNVNIHQEENKARLETLDQLPDSCAASAKRLQQQRGIFEQHNVFSPSMIDGIIKKLVSYNDTTLREDLKNDPEGMLELVNRYFHCG; encoded by the coding sequence ATGAAAGACGAATTAGACATGAATGCCAACCTTTTGGTTGAGTTCCTTCAGAAGCCATCTGCCGAATTTACAAAGGCGGATATCGTATCGTACATTAAGGAGAAGAATATCCGGATGGTGAACTTTATGTATCCTGCCGGTGACGGGCGCTTGAAAACATTGAATTTTGTTATTAACAATGCTGCATATCTGGATGCAATCCTGACCTGCGGGGAACGTGTGGACGGTTCTAGCCTGTTTTCGTTTATCGAGGCGGGTAGCAGCGACTTGTATGTGATTCCGCGTTTCCGTACGGCGTTTATCGATCCTTTTTCCGAATTGCCGACGTTGAGCATGCTGTGCTCGTTCTTTAATAAGGATGGCGAACCGCTGGAAAGCTCGCCTGAATATACGCTGCACAAGGCAAGCAAGGCGTTTTCGGATGTGACAGGTATGCAGTTCGAGGCGATGGGAGAGCTGGAGTATTATGTGATTGCGGATGAGGAAGATTTGTTCCCGGCAACTGATCAACGCGGATATCATGAATCGGGGCCTTATGCGAAGTTCAACCAGTTCCGTACGCAATGTATGCAATATATCGCACAAGCGGGAGGACAGATAAAATACGGGCATTCGGAAGTTGGTAATTTTACCTTGAATGGTAAAATATATGAACAGAATGAGATTGAATTCCTGCCTACGCGGGTGGAAGATGCCGCCGACCAGTTGATGATCGCCAAATGGGTGATCCGTAATCTGGCATACGAGTACGGGTTGAACATTACGTTTGCTCCGAAGATCACGGCTGGAAAAGCGGGTTCCGGTCTGCATATACATATGCGTATTATGAAGGATGGCAAGAATCAGATGTTGCAGGATGGCGTTTTGTCGGAAACGGCTCGTAAGGCAATTGCCGGCATGATGAAGTTAGCTCCGTCCATTACGGCTTTCGGCAATACGAATCCGACTTCTTATTTCCGTCTGGTTCCTCACCAGGAGGCTCCGACGAATATTTGCTGGGGCGACCGTAACCGCTCTGTTTTAGTGCGTGTTCCGTTGGGGTGGGCTGCCAAGAAGGATATGTGTTCGCTGGCAAACCCGTTGGAGGCAGATAGTCATTATGACACGACGCAGAAGCAGACGGTCGAAATGCGTTCGCCGGACGGATCGGCCGATTTATATCAGTTGTTGGCGGGATTGGCGGTCGCTTGCCGCTACGGGTTTGAAATCCCGGATGCGTTGGATATTGCAGAAAAGACTTATGTGAACGTGAATATTCATCAGGAAGAAAACAAGGCTCGTTTGGAAACATTGGACCAACTGCCGGATAGCTGTGCCGCCTCTGCCAAACGTCTGCAACAGCAGAGGGGGATATTCGAACAGCATAATGTCTTTAGTCCGAGCATGATCGACGGTATCATAAAGAAATTGGTAAGTTATAACGACACGACATTACGTGAAGACTTGAAAAATGATCCGGAAGGAATGCTTGAACTGGTGAACCGGTATTTTCATTGCGGATGA